The Rhodoferax sediminis genome has a segment encoding these proteins:
- a CDS encoding chalcone isomerase family protein codes for MNTFPTWLAGMALCLLSITSSAAPVELAGVKLENSASVHGSKLELNGAGIRYKAVFKVYTAGLYLTKKAGTPDEVLAMPGPKRLSITMLRDIDSDELGKLFTRGVQDNEPKGEMSKLIPGLIRMSQVFSDQKKLLAGDNFLIEWVPGTGTILTVKGKVQGEPFKEPEFFNALMRIWLGPSPADWKLKEALLGKPA; via the coding sequence ATGAACACTTTCCCCACCTGGCTGGCCGGCATGGCCCTGTGTCTTTTGTCCATCACGTCCAGCGCCGCGCCTGTGGAGCTGGCCGGTGTCAAGCTGGAAAACAGTGCGAGCGTGCATGGCAGCAAACTGGAGCTGAACGGCGCCGGCATCCGCTACAAGGCCGTTTTCAAGGTCTATACGGCGGGCCTGTACCTCACCAAAAAAGCCGGCACGCCGGACGAAGTGCTGGCCATGCCGGGCCCGAAGCGCCTGAGCATCACCATGCTGCGCGACATCGACTCCGACGAACTCGGCAAGCTGTTCACGCGCGGCGTACAGGACAACGAGCCCAAGGGAGAAATGTCCAAGCTGATCCCCGGCCTGATCCGCATGAGCCAGGTCTTTTCGGACCAGAAGAAACTGCTGGCCGGTGACAACTTCCTGATCGAATGGGTGCCGGGCACCGGCACCATCCTGACGGTCAAGGGCAAGGTGCAGGGCGAGCCCTTCAAGGAGCCCGAGTTCTTCAACGCGCTGATGCGCATCTGGCTCGGCCCCAGCCCCGCCGACTGGAAACTGAAAGAAGCGCTGCTCGGCAAGCCCGCCTGA
- the gph gene encoding phosphoglycolate phosphatase (PGP is an essential enzyme in the glycolate salvage pathway in higher organisms (photorespiration in plants). Phosphoglycolate results from the oxidase activity of RubisCO in the Calvin cycle when concentrations of carbon dioxide are low relative to oxygen. This enzyme is a member of the Haloacid Dehalogenase (HAD) superfamily of aspartate-nucleophile hydrolase enzymes (PF00702).), which yields MCPRHPEIDAAILDLDGTLIDTLGDFAAALNLMLADLAGPGMARARVDRAMVGRWVGKGSEHLIHCVLNHALALNEYGQEAMKLEATLPHALDSYQRHYGVINGQYAMVFPGARDGLRALRRRGLPLACLTNKPTAHARALLHAKGLDGFFSHVFGGDAFERKKPDPLPLRKTCEALGTAPARTLMIGDSSNDAQAARAAGCPVLLVTYGYNHGEPVRALDADGFVDSLAELERVVGA from the coding sequence ATGTGTCCGCGCCACCCGGAAATTGACGCCGCCATCCTCGATCTGGACGGCACGCTGATCGACACGCTCGGTGATTTTGCGGCCGCCCTGAACCTGATGCTGGCGGATCTGGCAGGGCCCGGCATGGCGCGGGCACGGGTCGATCGCGCGATGGTGGGGCGCTGGGTTGGCAAGGGCTCGGAGCACCTCATCCATTGTGTACTAAATCATGCTCTAGCCCTTAACGAATATGGGCAAGAAGCTATGAAATTAGAAGCAACGCTGCCGCACGCCTTGGATAGTTATCAAAGGCACTACGGGGTCATCAATGGCCAGTACGCCATGGTGTTTCCCGGTGCCCGCGACGGCCTGCGCGCGCTGCGCCGGCGCGGCCTGCCGCTCGCCTGCCTGACCAACAAGCCCACCGCGCATGCGCGCGCGCTGTTGCACGCCAAGGGACTGGATGGCTTTTTCAGTCACGTGTTTGGCGGCGATGCGTTCGAGCGCAAGAAGCCCGACCCGCTGCCGCTGCGCAAGACCTGCGAGGCGCTCGGCACCGCGCCGGCGCGCACGCTCATGATTGGCGATTCGAGCAACGACGCGCAGGCCGCGCGCGCTGCCGGCTGCCCGGTGCTGCTGGTGACCTACGGCTACAACCATGGCGAGCCGGTGCGCGCCTTGGATGCCGACGGCTTTGTCGATTCTCTGGCGGAATTGGAGCGCGTCGTCGGCGCCTGA
- the apaG gene encoding Co2+/Mg2+ efflux protein ApaG, with translation MPKYQIIVDVQPRYLPEQSEPLDNVFGFAYTVTITNDGEVPAQVIARHWFISDADGHTEQVKGLGVVGHQPLLKPGESFQYTSGCRLRTASGTMHGSYFCVAEDGERFEAPIPMFVLDAGSGDTPTRRVLH, from the coding sequence ATGCCGAAATACCAGATCATTGTGGATGTGCAGCCGCGCTATCTGCCCGAGCAGTCGGAGCCCCTCGATAACGTCTTTGGCTTCGCCTACACCGTCACCATCACCAACGATGGCGAGGTGCCGGCGCAGGTCATCGCGCGTCACTGGTTCATCAGCGATGCCGACGGCCACACCGAGCAGGTCAAGGGACTGGGCGTGGTGGGCCATCAGCCGCTGCTCAAGCCGGGCGAGTCGTTCCAGTACACCAGCGGCTGCCGATTGCGCACCGCCAGCGGCACCATGCATGGCAGCTATTTTTGCGTGGCGGAGGATGGTGAGCGCTTCGAGGCACCCATCCCCATGTTTGTCCTCGATGCCGGCAGCGGCGACACCCCGACCCGCCGCGTGCTGCACTGA
- the rpe gene encoding ribulose-phosphate 3-epimerase produces the protein MSQTTPPRFRIAPSILSADFARLGDEVKNVIAAGADWVHFDVMDNHYVPNLTFGPMICQALKPHAKKPDGTPVPIDVHLMVQPVDALAASFADAGADQISFHADAGPHVHRSVQAIKAKGCKAGLVFNPAASLDVLDWMIDDIDLVLIMSVNPGFGGQSFIDSALRKIEAVRKRIDACGRDIRLEVDGGIKEDNIARVAAAGADTFVAGSAIFGKPDYKATIAAMRAELAKA, from the coding sequence ATGAGCCAGACCACGCCCCCCCGTTTCCGCATCGCCCCGTCCATCCTGTCCGCCGACTTTGCGCGCCTGGGCGACGAGGTGAAGAACGTCATCGCCGCCGGTGCCGACTGGGTTCATTTCGACGTGATGGACAACCATTACGTGCCGAATCTGACCTTCGGGCCGATGATCTGCCAGGCGCTCAAGCCGCATGCCAAAAAGCCCGACGGCACGCCGGTGCCGATCGACGTGCACCTGATGGTGCAGCCGGTCGATGCGCTGGCGGCCTCGTTTGCCGACGCGGGGGCCGACCAGATCAGCTTTCATGCCGACGCCGGCCCCCACGTGCACCGCAGCGTGCAGGCCATCAAGGCCAAGGGCTGCAAGGCCGGCCTGGTGTTCAACCCGGCGGCCAGCCTGGATGTGCTGGACTGGATGATCGATGACATCGACCTGGTGCTGATCATGAGTGTCAACCCGGGCTTTGGCGGCCAGAGCTTCATCGACTCGGCGCTGCGCAAGATAGAAGCGGTGCGAAAGCGCATCGACGCCTGCGGCCGCGACATCCGGCTCGAAGTCGATGGCGGCATCAAGGAGGACAACATCGCGCGCGTGGCCGCCGCCGGGGCCGACACCTTTGTGGCGGGCAGCGCGATTTTCGGCAAGCCGGATTACAAGGCCACGATAGCCGCAATGCGCGCGGAGCTCGCGAAGGCGTAA
- a CDS encoding ABC transporter substrate-binding protein has translation MNRRNVFACLASALPWAGAFGAEPAQTGDIVVGQIGPFTVLPAPDPKELNEGFKACFRELNARGGINGRKVSLFELDDAYSFEGFRKQLPVALARKPVALLSPVGSATLKGVLDARLLDDANIIIINAVPGAEVLRSPGHPKLFHIRAGDQQQIHKIVEHAKTLTIKSMGVLYQNIPIGTSGFAAAQEAAAELGDIRITGFKSTSEAGAIAEAAKAMAQANVQSGLVVGPPKFMGDGVAALRHAGVSQQLFTLSYIPGPALLKAAGEGARGVGIAQTFPNPMGSVLPLQREFRSAMKKAYPAMTSYTTFHMEGYVTARVFVEAASRAKRMTPEGIAQALRDMGELDLGGFRVNFSKSNIGSNFVDIGVVLADGKLMY, from the coding sequence ATGAATCGACGCAACGTGTTCGCCTGTCTGGCTTCGGCCCTGCCGTGGGCCGGCGCCTTCGGCGCCGAGCCGGCGCAAACGGGTGACATCGTGGTCGGACAGATCGGCCCCTTCACGGTGCTGCCCGCGCCCGACCCGAAGGAGCTCAACGAGGGCTTCAAGGCCTGTTTCCGCGAACTCAATGCGCGCGGGGGCATCAACGGGCGCAAGGTGTCGCTGTTCGAGCTCGACGACGCCTACAGTTTTGAAGGTTTTCGCAAGCAGTTGCCGGTCGCACTGGCGCGCAAGCCCGTAGCGCTGCTCTCGCCTGTGGGTTCGGCCACGCTCAAGGGCGTACTCGACGCCAGGCTGCTCGATGACGCGAACATCATCATCATCAATGCCGTCCCCGGTGCCGAGGTGCTGCGCTCACCCGGCCACCCCAAGCTGTTTCACATCCGGGCGGGCGACCAGCAGCAGATCCACAAGATCGTGGAGCACGCCAAGACCCTGACCATCAAGAGCATGGGCGTGCTGTACCAGAACATCCCCATCGGCACCTCGGGGTTTGCGGCCGCGCAGGAGGCTGCCGCCGAACTGGGCGACATCCGGATCACGGGCTTCAAGTCCACCAGCGAGGCCGGCGCCATCGCCGAGGCCGCCAAGGCCATGGCCCAGGCCAACGTGCAGTCCGGCCTGGTGGTGGGGCCGCCCAAATTCATGGGCGATGGCGTTGCCGCGCTGCGCCATGCAGGCGTGTCGCAGCAACTGTTCACGCTGTCCTATATCCCCGGCCCGGCCCTGCTCAAGGCCGCGGGCGAGGGCGCGCGCGGCGTCGGCATTGCGCAGACGTTTCCCAACCCGATGGGCTCCGTGCTGCCGCTGCAGCGCGAATTTCGCAGCGCCATGAAAAAGGCCTATCCGGCCATGACCAGCTACACCACCTTCCACATGGAGGGTTATGTCACGGCCCGGGTCTTTGTCGAAGCGGCCAGCCGCGCCAAAAGAATGACGCCCGAGGGAATTGCCCAGGCCCTGCGCGACATGGGCGAGCTGGACCTTGGCGGGTTCAGGGTGAATTTCTCCAAAAGCAACATCGGCAGCAACTTTGTCGACATCGGCGTGGTGCTGGCCGACGGCAAGCTGATGTATTGA
- a CDS encoding LysE family translocator → MTGVDHLGLFIVAGLLLNLTPGPDVLYVVANGLRRGRRAGVVAALGITAGCFVHITAAAIGLSALVAASATAFNVLKWLGAAYLLYVGATLLLSRQGAESARNAPGLIADSEDPARATGTKSLKSVFVQGFWTNALNPKVALFFLAFLPQFIAPGAPHKTQAFVLLGLLFNFNGLWVNIGWALCAAWLARRVAAVQHGMHWLQRAAGVMFIGFGLRLALSDNPSV, encoded by the coding sequence ATGACAGGCGTTGACCATCTTGGCCTTTTCATCGTCGCCGGCCTGCTGCTGAACCTGACGCCGGGGCCGGACGTGCTCTACGTCGTCGCCAACGGGCTGCGCCGCGGCCGGCGTGCCGGCGTGGTGGCGGCGCTGGGCATCACGGCCGGCTGCTTCGTGCACATCACGGCGGCGGCGATCGGCCTGAGCGCGCTGGTGGCGGCCTCCGCCACCGCGTTCAACGTACTCAAATGGCTGGGGGCTGCCTATCTGTTGTACGTCGGGGCCACCCTGCTGCTGTCGCGGCAGGGCGCGGAGTCAGCTCGGAATGCTCCCGGTTTAATAGCTGACAGTGAAGACCCGGCAAGGGCTACAGGCACAAAATCCTTGAAATCCGTGTTCGTGCAGGGGTTCTGGACGAATGCGCTCAATCCCAAGGTGGCGCTGTTTTTCCTGGCTTTTTTGCCGCAGTTCATCGCACCCGGCGCGCCGCACAAAACGCAGGCCTTTGTGCTGCTGGGACTGCTGTTCAACTTCAACGGGCTCTGGGTGAACATCGGCTGGGCCCTGTGCGCCGCGTGGCTGGCGCGGCGCGTGGCCGCGGTGCAGCACGGCATGCACTGGCTGCAACGCGCGGCCGGCGTGATGTTCATCGGCTTCGGCCTGCGGCTGGCCTTGTCCGACAATCCGTCTGTCTAG
- a CDS encoding anthranilate synthase component I family protein has product MITELEFKSLAAQGYNRIPLMVEAFADLETPLSLYLKLAFSKGGGKYSFLLESVVGGERFGRYSFIGLPARTLLRASGFGLDARTELVRDEVVVETSRANPLDFIAAYQKRFKVALRPGLPRFCGGLAGYFGYDTVRYIEKKLEQTCPPDTLGCPDILLLQCEELAVIDNLSGKLYLIVYADPAAPEAFANAKKRLRELKDQLKYSVSAPVVKPTQGYPAERDFAKADYIAAVERAKRLIEAGDFMQVQVGQRIKKRYTESPLSLYRALRSLNPSPYMYYYHFGDFHVVGASPEILVRQEQVPSGAGPSQGASAPAGGSAAHEVASVGVECGQKITIRPLAGTRARGATPEKDKAAEMELINDPKERAEHVMLIDLARNDIGRIAKTGTVKVTEAFAVERYSHVMHIVSNVEGILHEGMTAIDVLKATFPAGTLTGAPKVHAMELIDQLEPTKRGLYGGACGYLSYAGDMDVAIAIRTGIIKDQTLYVQAAAGVVADSVPELEWRETEAKARALLRASELVEEGLE; this is encoded by the coding sequence GTGATTACCGAACTTGAATTCAAAAGTCTGGCGGCGCAAGGCTACAACCGCATTCCGCTGATGGTGGAGGCGTTTGCCGACCTGGAAACGCCGCTGTCGCTGTACCTGAAACTGGCCTTTTCCAAAGGCGGCGGCAAGTACAGCTTTTTGCTTGAATCCGTGGTCGGCGGCGAGCGCTTCGGCCGCTACAGCTTCATCGGCCTGCCGGCACGCACGCTGTTGCGCGCGAGCGGCTTCGGGCTTGATGCCAGAACCGAACTGGTGCGCGACGAGGTGGTGGTGGAAACGTCCCGTGCCAATCCGCTGGACTTCATCGCCGCCTACCAAAAACGCTTCAAGGTCGCGCTGCGCCCGGGACTGCCGCGCTTTTGCGGCGGCCTCGCGGGCTATTTCGGCTACGACACGGTGCGCTACATCGAAAAGAAGCTGGAGCAAACCTGCCCGCCCGACACGCTCGGCTGCCCCGACATCCTGCTGCTGCAGTGCGAGGAACTGGCCGTGATCGACAACCTGTCGGGCAAGCTGTACCTGATCGTGTATGCCGACCCGGCCGCGCCGGAGGCCTTCGCCAACGCCAAGAAGCGCCTGCGCGAACTCAAGGACCAGCTCAAGTACTCGGTGAGCGCCCCGGTGGTCAAGCCGACGCAGGGCTACCCGGCCGAGCGCGATTTCGCCAAGGCCGATTACATTGCCGCGGTGGAGCGCGCCAAAAGGCTGATCGAGGCCGGCGACTTCATGCAGGTGCAGGTCGGCCAGCGCATCAAGAAGCGCTACACCGAGTCGCCGCTGTCGCTGTACCGCGCGCTGCGCTCGCTCAATCCCAGCCCCTACATGTACTACTACCACTTCGGGGATTTCCACGTGGTGGGCGCCTCGCCCGAAATCCTGGTGCGCCAGGAACAGGTGCCGAGCGGCGCCGGGCCGTCCCAGGGCGCGAGCGCCCCCGCGGGGGGCAGCGCAGCACACGAAGTGGCAAGCGTGGGGGTCGAATGCGGTCAAAAGATTACCATCCGTCCACTGGCCGGCACGCGAGCGCGTGGCGCCACGCCGGAGAAAGACAAGGCGGCCGAGATGGAACTCATCAACGACCCGAAAGAGCGCGCCGAGCACGTGATGCTGATCGACCTGGCGCGCAACGATATCGGCCGCATCGCCAAGACGGGCACGGTCAAGGTGACCGAAGCCTTCGCGGTCGAGCGCTACAGCCACGTGATGCACATCGTGAGCAATGTCGAAGGCATCCTTCATGAGGGCATGACCGCCATCGACGTGCTCAAGGCGACGTTCCCGGCCGGCACCCTGACCGGCGCACCCAAGGTGCACGCGATGGAGCTGATCGACCAGCTCGAGCCGACCAAGCGCGGCCTGTACGGCGGCGCCTGCGGCTACCTCAGCTACGCTGGCGACATGGACGTGGCGATCGCGATCCGCACCGGCATCATCAAGGACCAGACGCTATACGTGCAGGCGGCCGCCGGCGTGGTGGCCGACTCGGTGCCCGAGCTCGAATGGAGGGAGACCGAAGCCAAGGCGCGCGCCCTGCTGCGCGCCAGCGAGCTGGTGGAAGAAGGACTGGAGTAA
- a CDS encoding acyl-CoA synthetase, with translation MTHVHLLDRLIGPVPPPLRTAAELAAFEAIPYLDRILPQSTYEALQLGAAADPGAAAIQFLKKADPGETPLTISYARFMARVTQSANLFSDLGVGPNDVVSLLLPLVPQAFFALFGAQAAGIANPVNPLLAREQITEILRAANTKVLVALGPLPGSDIWNKVQRIKDDLPNLKAIVVVHGVHGTADEANVVYSFDALIDRYPADRLTSGRRIAAHDTAGYFHTGGTTGTPKLVRHTHGNQVYQAWAMGLMLPVGSGQTLLFGLPLFHVGGALTQGLAPLALGGTLVVVAPAGWREPNAIRNVWRLVERYRPAVFGGVPTVLAAALGVPVAGADISSIRIASGGGSAIPVAVGRAYTEQFHVPVLEVYGMTETSSVLTMSYPDRPVRLGSAGHAVPYSRVRIVKLDAEGRCLGDCAANEIGVVAMAGPGVFSGYLSEAHNHGAFVEPGWVNSGDLGRLDDEGYLWLTGRAKDLIIRGGHNIDPLAIEEVFFRHPAVALAAVVGEPDAYAGELPVAFVQLKPDAKIDAAALLDYVRERTPERAAVPAHLYFIDPLPLTAVGKVFKPALRRDATRRAVSRMLADLQPPGGSLTVEVNAHAAHGSLITVAIQGVAEPARALLAQQVHERLNPLVMRHEVV, from the coding sequence ATGACCCACGTGCATTTGCTGGATCGACTGATCGGCCCGGTGCCGCCGCCCCTGCGAACCGCCGCCGAACTGGCAGCGTTCGAGGCGATCCCGTACCTTGATCGCATCCTCCCGCAAAGCACCTACGAGGCCCTGCAACTCGGCGCGGCGGCCGACCCGGGCGCCGCCGCGATCCAGTTCCTGAAGAAGGCGGACCCCGGCGAGACGCCGCTCACGATCTCGTACGCCCGGTTCATGGCTCGCGTGACGCAGTCGGCCAACCTGTTCAGCGACCTCGGGGTGGGTCCGAACGACGTAGTGAGCTTGCTGCTGCCGCTGGTACCGCAGGCCTTCTTCGCGCTGTTCGGCGCGCAGGCGGCGGGCATCGCGAATCCGGTGAATCCCCTGCTCGCACGCGAGCAGATCACCGAGATTCTGCGTGCCGCCAACACCAAAGTGCTGGTCGCGCTCGGCCCCCTGCCGGGCTCCGACATCTGGAACAAGGTGCAGCGCATCAAGGACGATCTGCCGAACCTCAAGGCCATCGTGGTGGTGCACGGGGTGCACGGCACCGCCGACGAGGCCAACGTCGTGTACAGCTTCGATGCGCTGATCGACCGATACCCGGCCGACCGCCTGACCAGCGGCCGGCGCATCGCCGCGCACGACACGGCCGGCTACTTCCACACCGGTGGCACCACCGGCACGCCCAAGCTGGTGCGCCACACGCATGGCAACCAGGTGTACCAGGCCTGGGCCATGGGCCTGATGCTGCCCGTGGGCAGTGGACAGACCCTGCTGTTCGGGTTGCCGCTGTTTCATGTCGGCGGGGCGCTCACGCAGGGCCTGGCGCCGCTGGCGCTGGGCGGCACGCTGGTGGTCGTAGCGCCGGCGGGCTGGCGCGAGCCGAACGCCATCCGCAATGTCTGGCGGCTGGTGGAACGCTACCGGCCGGCCGTGTTCGGCGGCGTGCCCACGGTACTCGCGGCCGCGCTGGGCGTGCCGGTCGCGGGCGCGGACATCTCGAGTATCCGCATCGCCTCCGGCGGCGGCTCGGCAATCCCGGTGGCCGTCGGCCGGGCGTACACCGAGCAGTTCCACGTGCCGGTGCTCGAGGTCTACGGCATGACCGAGACTTCCAGCGTGCTCACCATGAGCTATCCCGACCGGCCCGTGCGGCTGGGCTCGGCAGGCCATGCCGTGCCCTACAGCCGCGTGCGCATCGTCAAGCTCGACGCCGAGGGGCGCTGCCTCGGGGATTGCGCCGCGAACGAGATCGGCGTGGTCGCCATGGCCGGACCGGGCGTGTTCTCGGGCTACCTCAGCGAGGCGCACAACCACGGCGCCTTCGTCGAGCCCGGGTGGGTGAACTCAGGCGACCTGGGCCGGCTCGACGACGAGGGCTACCTGTGGCTCACGGGCCGCGCCAAGGACCTCATCATTCGCGGCGGCCACAACATCGATCCGCTGGCCATCGAAGAGGTCTTCTTCCGGCATCCCGCGGTGGCGCTGGCCGCCGTGGTGGGCGAGCCCGATGCCTACGCCGGGGAGTTGCCGGTGGCCTTCGTACAACTCAAGCCGGACGCGAAGATCGACGCGGCGGCGCTGCTGGACTACGTGCGCGAGCGCACGCCCGAGCGCGCCGCCGTGCCGGCGCACCTGTATTTCATCGACCCGCTGCCGCTCACGGCGGTGGGCAAGGTGTTCAAGCCCGCGCTGCGCCGGGACGCCACCCGGCGCGCGGTCAGCCGGATGCTCGCTGATCTGCAGCCGCCCGGCGGCAGCCTCACCGTCGAGGTGAACGCCCATGCCGCGCACGGCAGCCTGATCACGGTCGCAATCCAAGGCGTGGCAGAGCCGGCCCGGGCGCTTCTCGCGCAGCAGGTGCACGAGCGGCTGAACCCGCTGGTGATGCGGCACGAGGTGGTCTGA
- a CDS encoding GntG family PLP-dependent aldolase gives MTLDPELPLVDLRSDTVTQPSAAMRAAMLAAPLGDDVFGDDPSVNALQDRIASLLGFEAALFVPTGTQSNLCAILSHCQRGDEYIAGQMAHCYRWEGGGAAVFGSVQPQPLAHQGDGTLALSDIEAAIKPDDAHFARTRLLALENTLGGKLLPFDYVRQATELAARKGLGRHLDGARLFNAAMAQAQQQQTTAALGRPAAGPPQGGAAPSGGSEPHAVGERGGADRASQAVTRVDILSEARRIAQCFDSVSVCFSKGLGAPVGSALCGSREFLARAHRIRKMAGGGMRQAGLLAAGALHALDHHIERLAQDHALARWLAAALAGIPGLQVEPPQTNMVFVDLVGAARERSAALLAHLAASGILAVGLYRLRFVTHLDVDAAGVDRAAAAIRQFFEA, from the coding sequence ATGACGCTTGATCCTGAATTGCCGCTGGTGGACCTGCGCAGCGACACCGTGACGCAGCCGAGCGCGGCCATGCGCGCCGCCATGCTGGCCGCCCCGCTGGGCGACGACGTGTTCGGCGATGACCCGAGCGTGAACGCGCTGCAGGACCGGATCGCCTCGCTGCTGGGCTTCGAGGCCGCGCTGTTCGTGCCCACCGGCACCCAGAGCAACCTGTGCGCCATCCTGTCGCACTGCCAGCGCGGCGACGAGTACATCGCCGGCCAGATGGCGCACTGCTACCGCTGGGAGGGTGGCGGCGCCGCGGTGTTCGGCAGCGTGCAGCCGCAGCCACTGGCGCATCAGGGCGACGGCACGCTGGCGCTTTCCGACATCGAGGCCGCGATCAAGCCCGACGACGCGCACTTTGCGCGCACCCGGCTGCTGGCGCTGGAGAACACCCTGGGCGGCAAGCTGCTGCCGTTCGACTATGTGCGGCAAGCGACCGAGCTGGCGGCGCGCAAGGGGCTGGGGCGGCATCTCGACGGCGCGCGGCTGTTCAATGCGGCCATGGCGCAAGCCCAGCAACAGCAAACCACGGCGGCCTTGGGGCGCCCCGCCGCCGGGCCGCCCCAAGGCGGCGCAGCCCCCTCGGGGGGCAGCGAGCCACACGCAGTGGGCGAGCGTGGGGGCGCTGACCGTGCGAGCCAGGCGGTCACGCGCGTCGACATCCTGAGCGAGGCGCGGCGCATCGCCCAGTGCTTCGACAGCGTCTCGGTCTGTTTCAGCAAGGGGCTGGGCGCGCCTGTGGGCTCGGCGCTGTGCGGCTCGCGCGAGTTTCTGGCGCGCGCGCACCGCATCCGCAAGATGGCGGGCGGTGGCATGCGCCAGGCCGGGCTGCTGGCGGCGGGCGCGCTGCACGCGCTGGACCACCACATCGAGCGCCTCGCGCAGGACCACGCGCTGGCGCGCTGGCTGGCCGCTGCTCTGGCGGGCATTCCCGGCCTGCAGGTGGAGCCGCCGCAGACCAACATGGTGTTCGTGGACCTGGTCGGCGCCGCGCGCGAGCGTTCGGCCGCGCTGCTGGCGCATCTGGCGGCCAGCGGGATTCTCGCGGTCGGCCTGTACCGCCTGCGCTTCGTCACGCATCTGGATGTGGATGCTGCCGGGGTGGATCGCGCGGCTGCCGCGATCCGCCAGTTCTTTGAGGCTTGA
- a CDS encoding anthranilate synthase component II, translating into MKLLMIDNYDSFTYNIVQYLGELGAEVEVLRNDEVTLEQIDARLQAGQLDRLVLSPGPCTPAEAGISVAAIRHFAGKLPILGVCLGHQSIGAAFGGQVVRAQQLMHGKTSVITTTQEGVFAGLPAQFTVNRYHSLSIERASCPDCLRITAWTDDGEIMGVKHTALDIEGVQFHPESILTEHGHALLKNFLAPRV; encoded by the coding sequence ATGAAGCTCTTGATGATCGACAACTACGACTCGTTCACCTACAACATCGTGCAGTACCTGGGCGAGCTGGGGGCCGAGGTCGAGGTGCTGCGCAACGACGAGGTCACGCTGGAGCAGATCGATGCGCGCCTGCAGGCCGGCCAGCTCGATCGCCTCGTGCTCTCGCCCGGCCCTTGCACGCCGGCGGAGGCCGGTATTTCGGTCGCGGCGATCCGGCACTTTGCCGGCAAGCTGCCGATCCTGGGCGTGTGCCTGGGGCACCAGAGCATTGGCGCCGCCTTCGGCGGCCAGGTCGTGCGCGCGCAGCAGCTCATGCACGGCAAGACCAGCGTCATCACGACCACGCAGGAGGGCGTGTTCGCAGGCCTGCCGGCGCAGTTCACCGTGAACCGCTACCACTCGCTGTCCATCGAGCGCGCGAGCTGCCCCGACTGCCTCAGAATCACGGCCTGGACCGACGACGGCGAGATCATGGGCGTGAAGCACACGGCGCTGGACATCGAGGGCGTGCAATTTCACCCCGAAAGCATCCTGACCGAGCACGGCCACGCGCTGCTGAAGAACTTTCTGGCGCCGCGGGTGTGA